The window CGGTTCCCACACGATATGCGCCTTGATGCGGTTGCCGCAAGCCCTTGCCATCCGCGCCTCGACCAGGGCTTTCAGCGACTCCTCGGTGTGGCAGTCGTTGTAGCGGATGTTGAAGCGGGCCTTGGCCTGGGCGGGAATCACATTCCATGCCGGATTGCCGACATCGATGGTGACGAATTCCAGGTTGGAGGCCTGGAAATGCGCGCTGCCATGGTCCAGTGGCTCCGACGACAGCGCCGCCACCAGCGTGGCAATATCCGGCACCGGGTTGGCCGCGCGATGCGGGTAGGCGACATGGCCCTGCACGCCGTCGACGGTGAGGGTGCCGGACAGCGAGCCGCGGCGCCCCAGCTTGATGCAGTCGCCGAGCTCCTCGACATTGCTGGGCTCGCCCAGCACGCAGTGATCGAAAGTCTCGCCGCGCGCCGCGATCCATTGCAACAGCTTGGGGGTGCCGTTGATGGCGGGGCCTTCCTCGTCGCCGGTGATCAGGAACGAGATCGATCCTTTTGAATCTTTCCCGGGCTTGCCGCCATTGTCGGCGAGATAGGCGAGGGTGGCTGCGACAGCGCAGGCGATCGCACCCTTCATGTCCACCGCGCCACGGCCATACAGCACGCCGTCCTTCACGTCGCCGGCAAAAGCGTCGTGCGACCACGCCGATGCGTCGCCCGCGGGTACCACATCGGTGTGGCCGGCGAAGGTGAGGTGCGGCCCTTCGTTGCCGATACGGGCATAAAGATTTTCGGTGTCCGGCCAGCCGGGTTCGCTGAAGGTCAGGCGATGGATCGCAAAGCCCGCGGCGCCGAGATAGCGTTCGAGCACGCCAAGCGCGCCGGCATCCAGCGGCGTCACCGAAGGGCAGCGCAGGAGATCGCGGGCGATAGACAGAGAATCTGTTGTCATGATGATCGGGAACCTGTCGAGGAAGACGTGAGAGGATCGTCGCCGTAACGATTGGGGCCGACCGTGCCGCGCAGGCAGCCGAGTTCGACCACGCCCCAGGTGAACAGCAGCGCGGCGACGATCAGCAACGCGAAGCCCGACGATGCGCTGACGAGGCCGGTGCTGGCGCCGTACAAGAGCCCCGGCAGCGCCAGGAACGGAATGCCCCACCAGCCGGTCTTGTTGCGGTCATGCAGCCGCTTGGCGGCGACTGCGGTGATGGAGAAATACATGGTGAGGAACGTAAGCCCGCCGCCGACATAAAGCACGACCGCCGCGGCATCCGAGGTGCTGGTGACCAGCAGCAGTGCGGCGATGAAGCCGACCAGCACCGTCACCGCATACACCAGCACCGCAAGCCAGTAGCGCGAACGCGGCAGCCGTCCATTGGTGTTGAACAAGAACCACTGCCAGTCCACGTCGTCGTCTCCTTGAGGGGAAAGTGAATCCATTTGCGAAATCATGATGCCATTTTAGCGCGTCATGGCAGGGCTTGTCGCCCCCTTGTGTTATCATGATGGCACATGGCGATATGATCTTGTATTTTTGATCGATGTTTTCTGCGGCTCTTTCCCGGTCCAGCTTGCGACGCCGCTGGTGTCTGTGACAGTCTAGTGTGGCGTTTCCGAAATTCCCCTCACATCGCGGCTATATCATCGAGGGAATTTCGGAAACATAAGCCACACTAGAATCCAAAATTTCTAGTGTCCTGATCAAATTCGAAGTTCGCCCCGGAAGTGCGGCTAAGTGATGCGAACTTCGAATTCGGGACACTAACTGGATGACAAAAAACGCCGCCAAAAATGGCGGAGCTCCGCTCAATTGGGGCCACAGAAAAAAGGGAAACGTGCCCATGAAGATTGCGTTGATGTCGGCTCTCGCCGGCCTGATCGCCCTGTCGCCCCTTGTCGCGGAGGCCCATGGTCCGTCCCGCAAGAAAGTCACAGAAACCATCGTGATCAATCAGCCGCCCGAGAAGGTCTGGGCGGCGGTCGGTCATTTCGATGACATGAGCTGGCTGCCGATCGTCACCAGCACGGTCGCCAAGGGCGGCAACACGGTGGTCGATCCGGACGACGATGCCAAGAACCCGACGCGCCGCCTGACGCTGAAGGGCGGGGCGACGGTCGACGAGGTGCTTTACAAGTACCAGGGCGACAAGATGAGTTATTCCTATCGCATCGCTGCCGTCGACGTGAAGGTTTTGCCAGTGACGAACTATGCCTCGACCATTTCGGTGCTGCCTGCCGAGGGCGGCAAATCCACGGTGGAATGGCGCGCCGCCTTCTATCGCGGTTATCCCAACAACGATCCACCGCCCGAACTCAATGACGAGGCCGCCGTCAAGGCCGTGACGGACCTCTATAGCCTTGGGCTCACGTCCCTGAAAACGAAACTCGAGGCCCTGAGCCAGTGAGGGCTGGATTGAGTGGCGGCCGGTTGGCCGTCGCGTGCATCGCGTTGCTGCGGGCGGGGCTGCTTCTCGTCTGCTTTGCTCGCCCGGTCTTCGCCGGTGAGGCGTTTGTCACCGACCAGCCGGGCGAGCAGGTGGTGATTGTCGACACCGGCACCATGGCGAAGCTCGCCACCATTCCGGTCGATGGCGAGCCGGCGGGCATTGCCGTCTCCGCCGACGGCAAGCGCGCCTATGTGACGAGTCCCGAAGGCAAGATGCTGACGGTGCCAGCGTGCACAAGGTGCTGCGCCGGATCAAACTCGACGGCGGTCCGCTCGGTGTCGCCGTGCATCCCTCGGGACATCCGGTCTATGTCGCCGACTGGTATTCGAAACGTCTGCTCGCGATCGATCCTGACGGTGAGGTGCCGCCGAGATCAGCTGATGTCGGCACCTCACCGTCCGGTGTTGCCGTTACGCCGGACGGTGCCTTCGTGCTCACCGCCGATCGCGACGACGATGCCGTCTCGGTGCTGGAGACCGCGACGCTCGCTCGTGTGGCCGTCATTCCGGTGGGTACACGCCCGTTCGGTGTCACCATCGATGCCGAGGGACGGCGGGCCTATACGGCCAATGTCGGGTCCAACAATGTCTCGATCATCGATCTCGCCGCGCGAAAAGTCATCGGCACCGTCAAGGTCGGCCTGCGTCCCTATGCGGTGGCGCTGGTTCGCGGCAAGGCTTTCGTCACCAACCAGTATGGCAGTTCGGTCTCGGTGTTCGACACCACGACGCTGCAGGTGCTGAAGGCCATCGACGTCGGTGATTATCCCGAAGGCATCGCGCCGAGCGCCGACGGCCAGCACGTCTTCGTCGCCTGCTGGTTCGCCGGCACGCTGAGCATGATCGATACCGAGACGCTCGCGGTGGTAAAGGATCTCAAGGTCGGCGACGGCCCACGCGCATTCGGGCAATTTGTGAGGTAGGATGCGAGACGCGCGTCCTTCAATGCAAGTGGAAGAGAAAGTTGTTTAGCGGCTCCCTCCCCCCTTGTGGGCAGGGGAATCGCATATGGCTTTGCGTCCCCTATTGCATTGGAAGGCAAGACGGATTCTGAACATGACTCCCGGATCACGGAGGGAGTCGGATGGAGCAGTTCAGGAGCAATTTTCGGCAACTGCCGGACCCGCGGGCGGAGAATGCAAGGCACGACCTGCTGGAAGTGTTGTTCATCGCGCTGGCGGCAACGTTGTGTGGGGCGGAGTCCTGCTCGGATATGGCGGACTTCGGCCAGTCCAAAGAGGGGCTGTTGCGGCTGTTCCTGCGTCTGGAGCATGGCATCCCGAGCCACGATACGTTCAGCCGGGTGTTCCGCCTGCTCAAGCCGCAGGCCTTCGAGAACGCATTCCGTCGTTTCATGGCCGCCTTTGCCAAGGCCAATGGGCTCAAGCTTTCTGGAGTGGTGGCAGTCGACGGCAAGGCTTTGCGCGGGGCCTACGAACGCGGTGGCAAGGCCACGCCGCTGCATCTGGTCAACGTCTTTGCGGTGGACGCCCGTATGGCTTTGGCCCAGCAGAAAGCACCCGGTCGCAACGAGACGGCGGGCGCTTTGGAAGTGCTCGAGCTTCTGTCCCTCGAAGGCTGCATCGTTACAGCCGACGCACTGCATTGCCACCGAGCCTTTGCGGCAGCGGTGCGCGAGCGTGGCGGCCACTATGTTCTGGCGATCAAGGCAAACCGCGGGCGTTTGTTCACCGCGGTTACGCAACAGTTTGCGCGATCGGGCAAGCGCAGCGTCGCCGAGCAGATCAACCAATCCACCCACGATCGGCGCGAAGCTCGGCGCGCGACCATCATGCGCAATACCAGCTTGGCCACCCTCTACGGCTTCCCGGGCGCGGCTGCGGTGGGCCGCGTCACATCGCGCAGGCGCTTGCGGGGTCGGCGGGCCGATGCCCCGGCCGTGCGATACTATTTGCTGTCCAAATACATCTCCCCCAAGCGGCTGCTGCACGTCACGCGCAGTCACTGGGGCATCGAGAACCAGCTTCATTGGGTCCTCGACGTCCATTTCGCCGAGGATGGCAATCGTGCGCGAAAAGACAACGCTCCCGAGAACCTCGCCATTCTGCGAAGGCTGGCCCTCAACATTCTGCGAACTCACCCGGATCGAGCTTCTCTGCGCCGCAAAATCAAGCGCGCCGGCTGGGACGATACCTTCCTCATGCAGATCCTCAGCCATATGCGATAGCCCTGCCCTTGTGGGGGAGGGCTGGGGAGGGGGGGTGCCCCACGCGACAACATCAGAGCTGCGCAAGACGCTCAACGTGAGACAGCCAATCCTTCACGCTGAGGATTTGCTGTGACCCCCCTCCCTAACCCTCCCCCACAAGGGGGGAGGGAACGACCCATTGCAGGGCGGGCGCGCTGAAAGAAACGACGGCGCTCAATTGAGCCCGAGATCCATCAATCCCGCAGCAGCTCGTTGATGCTGGTCTTGGCGCGGGTCCGCTCGTCGACGCGCTTGACGATCACGGCGCAGCTCAGTGACGGGCCCGGCGCGCCGTTCTTCAGCGGCTTGCCCGGCAGCGAGCCCGGCACCACCACGGCATATTCGGGCACTTCGCCGATGAAGGTCTCGCCGGTTTCGCGATCGACGATCTTGGTGGAGGCGCCGAGGAACACACCCATCGACAGCACAGCGCCCTTGCGCACGATCACGCCTTCGGCCACTTCCGAGCGCGCGCCGATGAAGCAGTCGTCCTCGATGATCACCGGGCCCGCCTGCAGCGGCTCCAGCACGCCACCGATGCCGACGCCGCCGGAGATATGCACGTTCTTGCCGATCTGGGCGCAGGAGCCGACGGTGGACCAGGTGTCGACCATGGTCGCTTCATCCACATAGGCGCCGAGATTGACGAACGACGGCATCAGCACGACGTTCCTGGCGATGAAGGCGGAGCGGCGCACGATGGCGCCGGGCACGGCGCGGAAACCCGCGGCGCGGAAACGGTTCTCACCCCAGCCCTCGAACTTGGACGGTACCTTGTCCCACCAGTTGGCGCCGCCGGGGCCGCCGGCGATCGGGCTCATGTCGTTGAGACGAAACGACAGAAGCACCGCCTTCTTCAGCCACTGGTTGACCTGCCATTTTCCATCCGCCAGGCGCTGCGCCACCCGGGCCTCGCCCTTGTCCAGCAGGTCCAGCGCATGGTCCACGGCCTCGCGCACCTCGCCCCTGGTCGCGGCATTGACGGTGTCACGCGCGTCGAAAGCAGCATTGAGGGTGGTTTCAAGGGCGGTCAGGGACATGTCGGATTCCTTCGGGCAAA is drawn from Bradyrhizobium prioriisuperbiae and contains these coding sequences:
- the dapE gene encoding succinyl-diaminopimelate desuccinylase, producing MTTDSLSIARDLLRCPSVTPLDAGALGVLERYLGAAGFAIHRLTFSEPGWPDTENLYARIGNEGPHLTFAGHTDVVPAGDASAWSHDAFAGDVKDGVLYGRGAVDMKGAIACAVAATLAYLADNGGKPGKDSKGSISFLITGDEEGPAINGTPKLLQWIAARGETFDHCVLGEPSNVEELGDCIKLGRRGSLSGTLTVDGVQGHVAYPHRAANPVPDIATLVAALSSEPLDHGSAHFQASNLEFVTIDVGNPAWNVIPAQAKARFNIRYNDCHTEESLKALVEARMARACGNRIKAHIVWEPSNAGVFITKPGPFTDMVVGAIEEVTGRKPDLNTGGGTSDARFIAHYCPVLEFGLVGQTMHQIDERTPVADLERLTKIYRNVLDRYFA
- a CDS encoding DUF805 domain-containing protein — protein: MDWQWFLFNTNGRLPRSRYWLAVLVYAVTVLVGFIAALLLVTSTSDAAAVVLYVGGGLTFLTMYFSITAVAAKRLHDRNKTGWWGIPFLALPGLLYGASTGLVSASSGFALLIVAALLFTWGVVELGCLRGTVGPNRYGDDPLTSSSTGSRSS
- a CDS encoding SRPBCC family protein codes for the protein MKIALMSALAGLIALSPLVAEAHGPSRKKVTETIVINQPPEKVWAAVGHFDDMSWLPIVTSTVAKGGNTVVDPDDDAKNPTRRLTLKGGATVDEVLYKYQGDKMSYSYRIAAVDVKVLPVTNYASTISVLPAEGGKSTVEWRAAFYRGYPNNDPPPELNDEAAVKAVTDLYSLGLTSLKTKLEALSQ
- a CDS encoding ISAs1 family transposase, whose translation is MEQFRSNFRQLPDPRAENARHDLLEVLFIALAATLCGAESCSDMADFGQSKEGLLRLFLRLEHGIPSHDTFSRVFRLLKPQAFENAFRRFMAAFAKANGLKLSGVVAVDGKALRGAYERGGKATPLHLVNVFAVDARMALAQQKAPGRNETAGALEVLELLSLEGCIVTADALHCHRAFAAAVRERGGHYVLAIKANRGRLFTAVTQQFARSGKRSVAEQINQSTHDRREARRATIMRNTSLATLYGFPGAAAVGRVTSRRRLRGRRADAPAVRYYLLSKYISPKRLLHVTRSHWGIENQLHWVLDVHFAEDGNRARKDNAPENLAILRRLALNILRTHPDRASLRRKIKRAGWDDTFLMQILSHMR
- the dapD gene encoding 2,3,4,5-tetrahydropyridine-2,6-dicarboxylate N-succinyltransferase; translated protein: MSLTALETTLNAAFDARDTVNAATRGEVREAVDHALDLLDKGEARVAQRLADGKWQVNQWLKKAVLLSFRLNDMSPIAGGPGGANWWDKVPSKFEGWGENRFRAAGFRAVPGAIVRRSAFIARNVVLMPSFVNLGAYVDEATMVDTWSTVGSCAQIGKNVHISGGVGIGGVLEPLQAGPVIIEDDCFIGARSEVAEGVIVRKGAVLSMGVFLGASTKIVDRETGETFIGEVPEYAVVVPGSLPGKPLKNGAPGPSLSCAVIVKRVDERTRAKTSINELLRD